GATCTACAGCTGATGGATTGCCCAGTCCTTCTTGCAACCTCGCGTAAACGGTTTATTGGTGAAGTTTTGGATTTGCCAGTAGAGGAACGTGTAGAAGGGACCATTGCTACAGCTGCATTAGGAAGACAAAAAGGGGTGCAAATTCATCGAGTGCATGATGTAAAGGAAGTAAAACGAACTTTAAAAATGTTAGATGCAATGATGAGGAGTGGCAGAGATGAATAAGATTTTAATTGACAATGTAATGTTTTATGGATTCCACGGGGTATATGAATATGAGCGGGAGCAAGGACAAAAATTTTACTATGATATAGAAATGTACTGTAATGATATTACAGCTGCTCAGACGGATGATTTAACAAAAGGTGTTGATTACATTCATGTATATCAATTGGTGAAAGATATTGCAGAAAATAAGCGTTTTCAATTATTGGAAGCGTTAACTATGCATATGGCAGATAAAATTTTAGAAGCCTGTCCAGTTGTAGCAAAGGCAGTTGTCAGAGTCCGTAAATATGGGGTACCTATTGCAGGACCGATAAATTTTGTTCAAGTAGAATCAATTCGGGACCGCAAAGCAGAATGATTTTTTTAGGTCTTGGATCGAATATAGGAAATCGTAAGCAAAATCTTATGCGAGCAATTGAATTATTAAATCATCATAATGATATTATAGTAAGGCAAATTTCATCAATTTATGAAACTGAACCATATGGAGTAAAAGAGCAGGATGATTTTTTAAATGCAGTGATAGTAGTTGAAACGAAGCTTTTTCCGGAAGAATTATTAGATGTTTGCTTAACAATTGAAAGTCGAATGGGGAGGACGAGAGAATTGCGTTGGGGGCCAAGAGTTATTGATATTGATTTGCTTTCATATAATAATGAAGCAATGCATACAGAACGGTTGACACTACCCCATCCCTTTTTTGCTTTGCGAAAATTTGTTTTAGTACCCATGGCAGAGATTGCAGGAGATTTTATAGTTTCAGATGGAATGACTGTGAAAAATTTGCTAATGCAGTGCCCAGATAGTAGTAATGTTACGCTCTATTTTGGATAGAATATTCTTAAAAGTAGATTAAGGAGAG
This genomic interval from Selenobaculum gibii contains the following:
- the folB gene encoding dihydroneopterin aldolase — translated: MNKILIDNVMFYGFHGVYEYEREQGQKFYYDIEMYCNDITAAQTDDLTKGVDYIHVYQLVKDIAENKRFQLLEALTMHMADKILEACPVVAKAVVRVRKYGVPIAGPINFVQVESIRDRKAE
- the folK gene encoding 2-amino-4-hydroxy-6-hydroxymethyldihydropteridine diphosphokinase; the protein is MIFLGLGSNIGNRKQNLMRAIELLNHHNDIIVRQISSIYETEPYGVKEQDDFLNAVIVVETKLFPEELLDVCLTIESRMGRTRELRWGPRVIDIDLLSYNNEAMHTERLTLPHPFFALRKFVLVPMAEIAGDFIVSDGMTVKNLLMQCPDSSNVTLYFG